The DNA region GACCTGGACGCTGTCCATCATCGGGCTTGTGCTGGTGATCCGTGCGGCGCTGATCCCTGTGTTCGTCAAGCAGATCAAGGCGCAGCGTGGCATGCAGCTGCTCCAGCCGGACCTGAAGAAGCTCCAGGATAAGTACAAGGGCAAGACCGATCAGCTGTCCCGGCAGGCCATGGCGCAGGAACAGATGGCGATGTACAAGAAGCACGGGACCAACCCGTTCTCCGCCTGCCTCCCCATGCTGATCCAGATGCCGTTCTTCTTTGCGCTCTTCCAGGTGCTCTCCGGCATCAGCACCGCCCGTGACCAGGGCAAGAGCATCGGCGCGATGAGCCACGAACAGGTGATGCAGTTTGACGACTCCACCATCTTCGGGGCGCCGCTGTCGGCAACCCTGCTGCATAACCCTGAGGGCAATGCAACGGCCGTTTGGATCCTTTCGATTGTGATGATCCTGGCGATGACGGCCTCGCAGTTCATCACGCAGAAGCAGATCATGGCCAAGAACATGTCCGAAGAGGCCATGGCCAGCCCGTTCATGCGGCAGCAGAAGATGATGCTATACATCCTGCCGGTTGTCTTCGGCGTCGGCGGCATCAACTTCCCCATCGGTGTCCTGATCTACTGGACAACCACCAACCTCTGGACCATGGCTCAGCAGTTCTTTGTGATCCGCCGCATGCCGACGCCCGGTTCTCCCGCCGCCAAGGCCCTTGCCGAGCGCCGTGCCGCCAAGGGCCTGCCGCCCCTGGCCATCCTGGGCGGAAAAAAGGCCGACGCCGAAGCTGAGGCTGCTGCGGCAGCCGCGGTCATCGAGGCCAAAGGACAGCGCATCCAGCCACAACGTAAGAACAGGAAGAAGAAGTAATGTCAGCAGAGAGCACCGAGCACGCCCTTTCCGACGAGGTCATTGACGATCAGGACGAATCCGTGAATGACGCCGCTGCTTCCACCAAAGGCTCTGCTGCCAGCCGTCTTGAAGAAGAAGGCGATGTTGCCGCCGACTACCTGGAGGAACTCCTGGACATCGCGGACATCGACGGTGACATTGATATCGAGGTCCGGAACGGGCGTACGTACATTTCCATTGTTGCCGAGGAAAAATCGAACAGCCTGGACGGCCTGGTGGGCGAAGATGGCGAGGTCCTCGAGGCCCTGCAGGAGCTGACCCGGCTCGCTGTCCTCTCCGCCACCGAGAACCGCTCACGCCTGGTGCTGGACATCAACGGCTACCGTCATGAGCGTGCCGGCCACCTGCAGAAAATTGCTGAGGATGCCGCCGCCTCCGTCAAGGAGACCGGCAAGGCCGTAGCCCTGGAACCCATGAGCGCCTACGAACGCAAGATTGTCCACGACGCCGTTGCCGATCTCGGTCTGGTCAGCGAGTCCGAAGGCGAAGGCGCAGGCCGCCACATTGTTGTATCCGCTGACTAGAGAATTGCTGATCCGCTAATCATGGTTGACATCACGGCAGCTGAACTGCTGGCGGCTGAGAAGATCTTCGGTGACCGCCTGGACCTTGCCAAGCGCTATGTGGAGCACCTGGCAACATCCGGAACGGAGCGGGGACTCATCGGCCCACGGGAAATCCCGCGGCTGTGGAGCCGGCATGTCCTCAACTGTGCCGTTATCGAAAGCGAAATTGCGCACGGCAGCCATGTTGCCGACGTCGGCAGTGGCGCTGGCCTTCCGGGGTTGTGTCTGGCCATCGCGCGTCCGGACCTGGAGCTGACCCTGATCGAACCTCTGGAGCGCCGTGTCATCTGGCTCCAGGAGGTCGTGGATGACCTGGGTCTGATCAACGTCACTGTAATGCGGACCCGCGCCGAACTGGCAGTTGGACTCGTTGACGCCGATGTAGTGACTGCCCGTGCCGTATCGGCGCTCAGCAACCTTGCCGGACTCACCATCCCCCTTCTCGCGGGGAAGGGCAATGTTGTGGCCATCAAGGGACGCAGCGCAGGCGAGGAGATCGAGAAAGCCGCAAAGATCATCCGCAAACTCGGAGGGGTTGAGACGTCCGTGCTGACAGTCGGTGAGCATCTCCTGGAAGAACCCACCACGGTGGTACGGATCGTTGTAAATAAGTCCCAAAAGAAAGCCTAGCTGAGGCCCGGGTAGCCTTGGTCTGCAGGGCGAAGCGGTTAGGCTAGACAACGGCAGCAAAAAGCTGAACGAGAGTGAGTGTGTCCCAGTGACCAGTAGCGAAGGATCCACACAACGGATCCC from Arthrobacter pascens includes:
- the yidC gene encoding membrane protein insertase YidC encodes the protein MDFFETIMFPFKWLVSVIMVGFHEGLSTIGLPEASGWTWTLSIIGLVLVIRAALIPVFVKQIKAQRGMQLLQPDLKKLQDKYKGKTDQLSRQAMAQEQMAMYKKHGTNPFSACLPMLIQMPFFFALFQVLSGISTARDQGKSIGAMSHEQVMQFDDSTIFGAPLSATLLHNPEGNATAVWILSIVMILAMTASQFITQKQIMAKNMSEEAMASPFMRQQKMMLYILPVVFGVGGINFPIGVLIYWTTTNLWTMAQQFFVIRRMPTPGSPAAKALAERRAAKGLPPLAILGGKKADAEAEAAAAAAVIEAKGQRIQPQRKNRKKK
- the rsmG gene encoding 16S rRNA (guanine(527)-N(7))-methyltransferase RsmG, which translates into the protein MVDITAAELLAAEKIFGDRLDLAKRYVEHLATSGTERGLIGPREIPRLWSRHVLNCAVIESEIAHGSHVADVGSGAGLPGLCLAIARPDLELTLIEPLERRVIWLQEVVDDLGLINVTVMRTRAELAVGLVDADVVTARAVSALSNLAGLTIPLLAGKGNVVAIKGRSAGEEIEKAAKIIRKLGGVETSVLTVGEHLLEEPTTVVRIVVNKSQKKA
- a CDS encoding Jag family protein — protein: MSAESTEHALSDEVIDDQDESVNDAAASTKGSAASRLEEEGDVAADYLEELLDIADIDGDIDIEVRNGRTYISIVAEEKSNSLDGLVGEDGEVLEALQELTRLAVLSATENRSRLVLDINGYRHERAGHLQKIAEDAAASVKETGKAVALEPMSAYERKIVHDAVADLGLVSESEGEGAGRHIVVSAD